A part of Escherichia marmotae genomic DNA contains:
- a CDS encoding RecT family recombinase: MSNIVEFVKQQEQLFCGALTEQTVTWAKESQFAIQYFQKNDYLAKTALANPTSAQNAIINVAAIGITLNPASKLAYLVPRDGMVCLDISYMGLLHLAQSTGSIKWGQCKLVYSNDTYESNGLDSAPTHKYNAFGERGSIVGGYCTVKTADGDYLTEEMSLAEIKAVEATSKAKNGPWKTFWEEMARKTIVKRASKYWPKAQRLDNAIHLLNEDEGMHQEPVMPHKSEEDIREDERIRQQEITDKAQLLCDEMAQAENMDDLKRYFAEAYRLTSGMKLQQNVQAIYIECKAKLEVASEQTV; this comes from the coding sequence ATGAGCAATATCGTTGAATTCGTTAAACAGCAAGAGCAGTTATTCTGCGGAGCATTGACTGAACAGACGGTGACATGGGCTAAGGAAAGCCAGTTTGCAATTCAGTATTTCCAGAAAAATGATTACCTGGCTAAAACAGCACTGGCAAATCCAACCAGCGCACAGAACGCCATCATCAATGTTGCGGCGATCGGCATCACCTTAAACCCGGCCAGCAAACTGGCTTATCTGGTTCCGCGCGACGGCATGGTTTGCCTTGATATCAGCTATATGGGATTACTTCACCTTGCACAGTCGACAGGATCAATTAAGTGGGGGCAATGCAAACTGGTGTACTCAAACGACACCTATGAATCAAACGGCCTTGATTCAGCACCAACCCACAAATACAACGCATTTGGTGAGCGAGGCTCTATTGTTGGTGGTTATTGTACGGTTAAAACAGCAGATGGTGACTACCTCACTGAAGAAATGAGTCTGGCAGAAATTAAAGCTGTGGAAGCAACGAGCAAGGCAAAGAATGGACCGTGGAAGACATTCTGGGAAGAGATGGCGCGTAAAACAATAGTTAAACGCGCCAGCAAATACTGGCCTAAAGCCCAGCGACTGGATAATGCCATTCACCTACTTAACGAAGATGAAGGTATGCATCAGGAACCAGTTATGCCGCACAAATCAGAGGAAGATATCCGCGAAGATGAACGGATACGCCAGCAGGAAATAACGGATAAAGCACAACTTCTTTGTGATGAAATGGCTCAGGCAGAAAACATGGATGATTTGAAGCGATATTTTGCAGAAGCATATCGCCTGACATCTGGAATGAAATTGCAGCAGAACGTACAAGCCATTTACATAGAATGCAAAGCGAAACTGGAGGTTGCCAGTGAGCAAACTGTATGA
- a CDS encoding superinfection exclusion protein — protein MKLRVWHIPQVPMKPFIVEVASVEEGVRLMDALADYDAFQYDNNIKPDYCNANGLEMWDESLTDEDLSEMGLTDRWVDWYSECQCYDDPRKYLESLKEETSAA, from the coding sequence ATGAAATTACGTGTCTGGCATATCCCGCAAGTACCTATGAAGCCGTTCATTGTAGAAGTGGCAAGTGTTGAAGAGGGTGTTCGCCTGATGGATGCACTGGCTGATTATGACGCCTTTCAGTATGACAACAACATCAAGCCTGACTACTGCAATGCTAACGGCCTTGAGATGTGGGATGAGAGCCTTACCGATGAAGATTTATCAGAAATGGGGCTTACTGATCGCTGGGTGGATTGGTACAGCGAATGCCAATGTTACGACGACCCACGTAAATATCTCGAAAGCCTGAAAGAAGAAACATCAGCCGCCTAA
- a CDS encoding antitermination protein N codes for MDAQTRRRERRAEKQAQWKAANPLLVGVSAKPVNRPILSLNRKPKSRVESALNPIDLTVLAEYHEQIESNLQRIERKNQRTWYSKPRSEMGVTCSGRQKQRGKSIPAYYD; via the coding sequence ATGGATGCACAAACACGCCGCCGCGAACGTCGCGCAGAGAAACAGGCTCAATGGAAAGCAGCAAATCCCCTGTTGGTTGGGGTAAGCGCAAAACCAGTTAACCGCCCTATTCTCTCGCTGAATCGCAAACCGAAATCACGAGTAGAAAGCGCACTGAATCCGATAGACCTTACAGTGCTGGCTGAATACCACGAACAGATTGAAAGCAACCTGCAACGTATTGAGCGCAAGAATCAGCGCACATGGTACAGCAAGCCACGCAGTGAAATGGGTGTGACTTGCTCAGGCCGCCAGAAGCAACGCGGAAAATCAATTCCAGCTTATTACGATTGA
- a CDS encoding LexA family protein → MSISSRVKSKRIQLGLNQAELAQKVGTTQQSIEQLENGKTKRPRFLPELASALGVSVDWLLNGTSDSNVRFVGHVEPKGKYPLISMVRAGSWCEACEPYDIKDIDEWYDSDVNLLGDGFWLKVEGDSMTSPVGQSIPEGHMVLVDTGREPVNGSLVVAKLTDANEATFKKLVIDGGQKYLKGLNPSWPMTPINGNCKIIGVVVEARVKFV, encoded by the coding sequence ATGAGTATTTCTTCCAGGGTAAAAAGCAAAAGAATTCAGCTTGGACTTAACCAGGCTGAACTTGCTCAAAAGGTGGGGACTACCCAGCAGTCTATAGAGCAGCTCGAAAACGGTAAAACTAAGCGACCACGCTTTTTACCAGAACTTGCGTCAGCTCTTGGCGTAAGTGTTGACTGGCTGCTCAATGGCACCTCTGATTCGAATGTTAGATTTGTTGGGCACGTTGAGCCCAAAGGGAAATATCCATTGATTAGCATGGTTAGAGCTGGTTCGTGGTGTGAAGCTTGTGAACCCTACGATATCAAGGACATTGATGAATGGTATGACAGTGACGTTAACTTATTAGGCGATGGATTCTGGCTGAAGGTTGAAGGTGATTCCATGACCTCACCTGTAGGTCAAAGCATCCCTGAAGGTCATATGGTGTTAGTAGATACTGGACGCGAGCCAGTGAATGGAAGCCTTGTTGTAGCCAAACTGACTGACGCGAACGAAGCAACATTCAAGAAACTGGTTATAGATGGCGGTCAGAAGTACCTGAAAGGCCTGAATCCTTCATGGCCTATGACTCCTATCAACGGGAACTGCAAGATTATCGGTGTTGTCGTGGAAGCGAGGGTAAAATTCGTATGA
- a CDS encoding helix-turn-helix domain-containing protein yields the protein MQTLSERLKKRRIALKMTQTELATKAGVKQQSIQLIEAGVTKRPRFLFEIAMALNCDPVWLQYGTKRGKAA from the coding sequence ATGCAAACTCTTTCTGAACGCCTCAAGAAGAGGCGAATTGCGTTAAAAATGACGCAAACCGAACTGGCAACCAAAGCCGGTGTTAAACAGCAATCAATTCAACTGATTGAAGCTGGAGTAACTAAGCGGCCGCGCTTCTTGTTTGAGATTGCTATGGCGCTTAACTGTGATCCGGTTTGGTTACAGTACGGAACTAAACGCGGTAAAGCCGCTTAA
- a CDS encoding lambda phage CII family protein, translating into MVRANKRNEALRIESALLNKIAMLGTEKTAEAVGVDKSQISRWKRDWIPKFSMLLAVLEWGVVDDDMARLARQVASILTNKKRPAATERSEQIQMEF; encoded by the coding sequence ATGGTTCGTGCAAACAAACGCAACGAGGCTCTACGAATCGAGAGTGCGTTGCTTAACAAAATCGCAATGCTTGGAACTGAGAAGACAGCGGAAGCTGTGGGAGTTGATAAGTCGCAGATCAGCAGGTGGAAGAGGGATTGGATTCCAAAGTTCTCAATGCTGCTTGCTGTTCTTGAATGGGGTGTCGTCGACGACGACATGGCTCGATTGGCACGACAAGTTGCTTCGATTCTCACCAATAAAAAACGCCCGGCGGCAACCGAGCGTTCTGAACAAATCCAGATGGAGTTCTGA
- a CDS encoding DUF2740 family protein: MTKQLSPYQDKIHKHILRDRFLSSFKQPGRFRAELEKVKLMQKEKGHE; the protein is encoded by the coding sequence ATGACAAAACAACTCAGTCCTTACCAGGACAAAATTCACAAACACATACTACGTGATCGCTTCCTGTCCAGCTTCAAGCAGCCTGGTCGATTCAGGGCTGAGTTGGAAAAAGTGAAGCTGATGCAGAAGGAGAAAGGTCATGAGTAA
- a CDS encoding DnaB-like helicase C-terminal domain-containing protein, with product MTDNFYAPPHSIEAEQAVIGGLLLDDDSSERVQKVLAMLKPDSFYSRPHKIIFEEITRMHREQKPVDGLTLFDELERKSLTASVGGFAYIAEIAKNTPSAANIVAYAMQVRETAMERYAINRMTEATELLYSRNGMTATQKYEAIQAIFTQLTDHAKTGSRRGLRSFGEVMEDWVSDLEKRFDPSGEQRGMSTGIPSLDRMLSPKGLVKGSLFVIGARPKMGKTTLYSQMAINCAVHEKKPALMFSLEMPGDQILEKLVGQKSGVNPNIFYLPATNDADDGYQGDYDGDFNRAIETANRLSEIDLLYIDDTPGLSLAQIVSESRRIKREKGCVGMILVDYLTLMTAEKADRNDLAYGMITKGLKNLAKELDCVVVLLTQLNRALESRTNKRPLPSDSRDTGQIEQDCDYWVGIHREGAFDDSVPPGETELILRLNRHGNTGTVYCIQANGAIYDTDQQSAEMRRREREEPQSKKKGGF from the coding sequence ATGACCGATAATTTTTATGCGCCGCCCCATAGCATCGAGGCAGAGCAGGCGGTGATTGGTGGATTGCTTCTGGATGATGACAGCAGTGAGCGCGTCCAGAAAGTTCTGGCGATGCTGAAGCCTGATTCATTTTACAGCCGACCACACAAAATCATTTTCGAAGAAATAACCAGAATGCACCGGGAGCAAAAGCCAGTAGATGGCCTGACGCTTTTCGATGAACTGGAGCGTAAATCGTTAACGGCGTCTGTTGGCGGTTTTGCTTATATCGCTGAGATCGCAAAGAACACGCCAAGCGCCGCAAACATCGTTGCCTATGCAATGCAGGTTCGCGAAACCGCAATGGAACGCTACGCCATCAACCGCATGACTGAAGCGACGGAATTGCTCTATTCCCGCAACGGAATGACTGCGACGCAGAAGTACGAAGCTATTCAGGCGATTTTCACGCAACTGACAGACCATGCAAAAACCGGATCGCGTCGCGGCCTTCGCTCATTTGGTGAGGTCATGGAAGACTGGGTTAGCGACCTTGAGAAGCGATTTGACCCGTCAGGCGAACAACGAGGAATGAGCACAGGGATCCCATCGCTGGACAGGATGCTGTCACCGAAAGGTCTGGTGAAAGGCTCTCTGTTTGTCATTGGCGCTCGCCCTAAGATGGGGAAAACGACGCTATACAGCCAGATGGCAATCAACTGCGCAGTGCATGAGAAAAAGCCCGCTCTGATGTTCAGCCTTGAAATGCCAGGTGACCAGATACTGGAAAAACTGGTAGGACAGAAGTCAGGTGTTAACCCGAATATTTTTTACCTTCCGGCGACAAATGACGCTGATGACGGCTATCAGGGTGATTACGATGGTGACTTCAACAGGGCGATCGAAACAGCCAATCGCTTGAGTGAAATCGACCTGCTTTACATCGACGACACGCCGGGATTATCTCTGGCTCAAATCGTCAGCGAAAGCCGTCGAATCAAGCGAGAAAAAGGATGTGTTGGCATGATTCTGGTCGATTACCTGACACTAATGACCGCAGAGAAGGCTGATCGCAACGACCTTGCTTACGGCATGATCACCAAAGGACTGAAGAACCTTGCCAAAGAGCTTGATTGCGTTGTTGTGCTTCTGACACAGCTTAACCGCGCACTGGAAAGCCGAACCAATAAACGCCCATTACCAAGTGACTCACGAGATACAGGGCAGATTGAACAGGATTGCGATTATTGGGTGGGGATCCATCGTGAAGGTGCTTTTGATGACAGTGTTCCACCTGGTGAAACCGAACTAATCCTTCGTCTCAATCGTCATGGCAATACCGGCACGGTGTATTGCATTCAGGCAAATGGCGCTATTTATGACACAGACCAACAGTCTGCTGAAATGCGCCGCCGTGAACGTGAGGAACCGCAGTCCAAGAAGAAAGGAGGATTCTGA
- a CDS encoding recombination protein NinB: MKKLTFEIRSPAHQQNAIHAVQQILPDPTKPIVVTIQERNRSLDQNRKLWACLGDVSRQVEWHGRWLDAESWKCVFTAALKQQDVVPNLAGNGFVVIGQSTSRMRVGEFAELLELIQAFGTERGVKWSDEARLALEWKARWGDRAA, from the coding sequence ATGAAAAAACTAACCTTTGAAATTCGATCTCCTGCACATCAGCAAAACGCTATTCACGCAGTACAGCAAATCCTTCCAGACCCAACCAAACCAATCGTAGTAACCATTCAGGAACGCAACCGCAGCTTAGACCAAAACAGGAAGCTATGGGCCTGCTTAGGTGACGTCTCTCGTCAGGTTGAATGGCATGGTCGCTGGCTGGATGCAGAAAGCTGGAAGTGTGTGTTTACCGCAGCATTAAAGCAGCAGGATGTTGTTCCTAACCTTGCCGGGAATGGCTTTGTGGTAATAGGCCAGTCAACCAGCAGGATGCGTGTAGGCGAATTTGCGGAGCTATTAGAGCTTATACAGGCATTCGGTACAGAGCGTGGCGTTAAGTGGTCAGACGAAGCGAGACTGGCTCTGGAGTGGAAAGCGAGATGGGGAGACAGGGCTGCATGA
- a CDS encoding phosphoadenosine phosphosulfate reductase domain-containing protein codes for MINVVSFSGGRTSAYLLWLMEQKRRAGEDVHYVFMDTGCEHPMTYRFVREVVKFWDIPLTVLQVDINPELGQPNGYTVWEPKDIQTRLPVLKPFIDMVKKYGTPYVGGAFCTDRLKLVPFTKYCDDHFGRGNYTTWIGIRADEPKRLKPKPGIRYLAELSDFEKEDILAWWKQQPFDLQIPEHLGNCIFCIKKSTQKIGLACKDEEGLQRVFNEVITGSHVRDGHRETPKEIMYRGRMSLDGIAKMYSENDYQALYQDMVRAKRFDTGSCSESCEIFGGQLDFDFGREAA; via the coding sequence ATGATAAATGTCGTTAGTTTCTCCGGTGGCAGGACGTCAGCATATTTGCTCTGGCTAATGGAGCAAAAGCGACGGGCAGGTGAAGACGTGCATTACGTTTTCATGGATACAGGTTGTGAACATCCAATGACATATCGGTTTGTCAGGGAAGTTGTGAAGTTCTGGGATATACCGCTCACCGTATTGCAGGTTGATATCAACCCAGAGCTTGGGCAGCCAAATGGTTATACGGTATGGGAACCAAAGGATATTCAGACGCGACTGCCTGTTCTGAAGCCATTTATCGATATGGTAAAGAAATATGGCACTCCATACGTCGGCGGTGCGTTCTGCACTGACAGATTAAAACTCGTTCCCTTCACCAAATACTGTGATGACCATTTCGGGCGAGGGAATTACACCACGTGGATTGGCATCAGAGCTGATGAACCGAAGCGGCTAAAGCCAAAGCCTGGAATCAGATATCTTGCTGAACTGTCAGACTTTGAGAAGGAAGATATCCTCGCATGGTGGAAGCAACAACCATTCGATTTGCAAATACCGGAACATCTCGGTAACTGCATATTCTGCATTAAAAAATCAACGCAAAAAATCGGACTTGCCTGCAAAGATGAGGAGGGATTGCAGCGTGTTTTTAATGAGGTCATCACGGGATCGCATGTGCGTGACGGACATCGGGAAACACCAAAGGAGATTATGTACCGAGGAAGAATGTCGCTGGACGGTATCGCGAAAATGTATTCAGAAAATGATTATCAAGCCCTGTATCAGGACATGGTACGAGCTAAAAGATTCGATACCGGCTCTTGTTCTGAGTCATGCGAAATATTTGGAGGGCAGCTTGATTTCGACTTCGGGAGGGAGGCTGCATGA
- the ninD gene encoding protein NinD, whose amino-acid sequence MRCYRCGECKEDNRFRPNQPYWNRWCLRCERTPTGVLPLPQEKEDVWRDSDEVSPT is encoded by the coding sequence ATGCGATGTTATCGGTGCGGTGAATGCAAAGAAGATAACCGCTTCCGACCAAACCAACCTTACTGGAATCGATGGTGTCTCCGGTGTGAAAGAACACCAACAGGGGTGTTACCACTACCGCAGGAAAAGGAGGACGTGTGGCGAGACAGCGACGAAGTATCACCGACATAA
- a CDS encoding NinE family protein produces the protein MARQRRSITDIICENCKYLPTKRSRNKRKPIPKESDVKTFNYTAHLWDIRWLRHRARK, from the coding sequence GTGGCGAGACAGCGACGAAGTATCACCGACATAATCTGTGAAAACTGCAAATACCTTCCAACGAAACGCTCCAGAAATAAACGCAAGCCAATCCCAAAAGAATCTGACGTAAAAACCTTCAATTACACGGCTCATCTGTGGGATATCCGGTGGCTAAGACATCGTGCGAGGAAATGA
- a CDS encoding phage protein NinX family protein, whose protein sequence is MDYSQLSDFEINVAVFEAIHNGSPDYKEGENGDMVFVSFEGDIVNGDAVEVEVERGSFNPCANPADAWPIIEKYRISIINLDEDEWGARGVAYCKSKRAIHENPLRAAMIVFLMMQRIQ, encoded by the coding sequence ATGGATTATTCACAGTTAAGTGATTTTGAAATTAACGTGGCGGTATTCGAAGCCATTCATAACGGATCACCGGATTACAAAGAAGGTGAGAATGGCGATATGGTGTTTGTCTCATTTGAGGGAGACATTGTAAACGGAGACGCAGTTGAAGTAGAGGTTGAGCGCGGATCCTTTAACCCATGCGCAAACCCAGCAGACGCATGGCCGATTATTGAAAAATACAGGATTAGCATTATCAATCTCGATGAAGACGAGTGGGGTGCACGTGGTGTGGCCTACTGTAAATCTAAGCGAGCTATACATGAAAATCCCCTCCGCGCCGCCATGATTGTCTTTCTCATGATGCAGAGAATCCAATAA
- a CDS encoding protein NinF yields MLSPSQSLQYQKESVERALTCANCGQKLHVLEVHVCSDCCAELMSDPNSSMYEEEDDE; encoded by the coding sequence ATGCTTAGCCCATCCCAATCCCTTCAATACCAGAAAGAAAGCGTCGAGCGAGCTTTAACGTGCGCTAACTGCGGTCAGAAACTGCATGTGCTGGAAGTTCACGTGTGCTCCGATTGCTGCGCAGAACTGATGAGCGATCCGAATAGCTCAATGTACGAGGAAGAAGACGATGAGTGA
- a CDS encoding recombination protein NinG, which produces MAKPARRRCKNEECREWFHPAFANQWWCSPECGTKIALERRSKEREKAEKAAEKKRRREEQKQKDKLKIRKLALKPRSYWIKQAQQAVNAFIRERDRDLPCISCGTITSAQWDAGHYRTTAAAPQLRFDERNIHKQCVVCNQHKSGNLVPYRVELISRIGQEAVDEIESNHNRHRWTIEECKAIKAEYQQKLKDLRNSRSEAA; this is translated from the coding sequence ATGGCTAAACCAGCGCGAAGACGATGTAAAAACGAAGAATGTCGGGAATGGTTTCACCCTGCATTCGCTAATCAGTGGTGGTGTTCTCCAGAGTGTGGAACAAAGATAGCACTCGAACGACGAAGCAAAGAACGCGAAAAAGCGGAAAAAGCAGCAGAGAAGAAACGACGACGAGAGGAGCAGAAACAGAAAGATAAACTTAAGATTCGAAAACTCGCCTTAAAGCCCCGCAGTTACTGGATTAAACAAGCCCAACAAGCCGTAAACGCCTTCATCAGAGAAAGAGACCGCGACTTACCATGTATCTCATGCGGAACGATCACGTCTGCTCAGTGGGATGCCGGACATTACCGGACAACTGCTGCGGCACCTCAACTCCGATTTGATGAACGCAATATTCACAAGCAATGCGTGGTGTGCAACCAGCACAAAAGCGGAAATCTCGTTCCGTATCGCGTCGAACTGATTAGCCGCATCGGGCAGGAAGCAGTAGACGAAATCGAATCAAACCATAACCGCCATCGCTGGACTATCGAAGAGTGCAAGGCGATCAAGGCAGAGTACCAACAGAAACTCAAAGACCTGCGAAATAGCAGAAGTGAGGCCGCATGA
- a CDS encoding phage NinH family protein, translating into MTFSVKTIPDMLVEAYGNQTEVARRLKCSRGTVRKYVDDKDGKMHAIVNDVLMVHRGWSERDALLRKN; encoded by the coding sequence ATGACGTTCTCAGTAAAAACCATTCCAGACATGCTCGTTGAAGCATACGGAAACCAGACAGAAGTAGCACGCAGACTGAAATGTAGTCGCGGCACGGTCAGAAAATACGTTGATGATAAAGACGGGAAAATGCACGCCATCGTCAACGACGTTCTTATGGTTCATCGCGGATGGAGTGAAAGAGATGCGCTATTACGAAAGAATTGA
- a CDS encoding serine/threonine protein phosphatase, with the protein MRYYERIDGSKYRNIWVVGDLHGCYTNLMKKLETIGFDTKKDLLISVGDLVDRGTENVECLELITFPWFRAVRGNHEQMMIDGLSERGNVNHWLFNGGGWFFNLDYDKEILAKALAHKADELPLIIELVSKGKKYVICHADYPCDEYEFGKPVDHQQVIWNRERISNSQDGIVKEIKGADTFIFGHTPAVKPLKFANQMYIDTGAVFCGNLTLIQVQGEGA; encoded by the coding sequence ATGCGCTATTACGAAAGAATTGATGGCAGCAAATACCGAAATATTTGGGTAGTTGGCGATCTGCACGGATGCTACACGAACCTGATGAAAAAACTGGAGACGATAGGATTCGACACCAAAAAAGACCTGCTTATCTCGGTTGGCGATTTGGTCGATCGCGGTACAGAGAACGTCGAATGTCTGGAATTAATCACATTCCCCTGGTTCCGAGCTGTACGTGGAAACCATGAGCAAATGATGATTGATGGCTTATCAGAGCGTGGAAACGTCAATCACTGGCTGTTTAATGGCGGTGGCTGGTTCTTTAATCTCGATTACGACAAAGAAATTCTGGCTAAAGCTCTTGCCCATAAAGCAGATGAACTTCCGTTAATCATTGAACTGGTGAGCAAAGGTAAAAAATATGTCATCTGCCACGCCGATTATCCTTGTGACGAATACGAGTTTGGAAAGCCAGTTGATCATCAGCAGGTAATCTGGAACCGCGAACGAATCAGCAACTCACAAGACGGGATCGTAAAAGAAATCAAAGGAGCGGACACGTTCATCTTTGGTCATACGCCAGCAGTGAAACCACTCAAGTTTGCCAACCAGATGTATATAGATACCGGCGCAGTGTTCTGCGGAAACCTCACATTGATTCAGGTACAGGGAGAAGGCGCATGA
- a CDS encoding antitermination protein, with protein MRLESVAKFHSPKSPMMSDSPRATASDSLSGTDVMAAMGMAQSQAGFGMAAFCGKHELSQNDKQKAINYLMQFAHKVSGKYRGVAKLEGNTKAKVLQVLATFAYADYCRSAATPGARCRDCHGTGRAVDIAKTEQWGRVVEKECGRCKGVGYSRMPASAAYRAVTMLIPNLTQPTWSRTVKPLYDALVVQCHKEESNADNILNTVTR; from the coding sequence ATGAGACTCGAAAGCGTAGCTAAATTTCATTCGCCAAAAAGCCCGATGATGAGCGACTCACCACGGGCTACGGCTTCTGACTCTCTTTCCGGTACTGATGTGATGGCTGCTATGGGGATGGCGCAATCACAAGCCGGATTCGGAATGGCTGCATTCTGTGGTAAGCACGAACTCAGCCAGAACGACAAACAAAAGGCTATCAACTATCTGATGCAATTTGCACACAAGGTATCGGGGAAATACCGTGGCGTGGCAAAGCTTGAAGGAAATACTAAGGCAAAGGTACTGCAAGTGCTCGCAACATTCGCTTATGCGGATTATTGCCGTAGTGCCGCGACGCCGGGAGCAAGGTGCAGAGATTGCCACGGTACAGGCCGTGCGGTTGATATAGCAAAAACAGAGCAGTGGGGGAGAGTTGTCGAGAAAGAGTGCGGAAGATGCAAAGGCGTCGGCTATTCAAGGATGCCAGCAAGCGCAGCATATCGCGCTGTGACGATGCTAATCCCAAACCTTACCCAACCCACCTGGTCACGCACTGTTAAGCCGCTGTATGACGCTCTGGTGGTGCAATGCCACAAGGAAGAGTCAAACGCAGACAACATTTTGAATACGGTCACACGTTAG
- a CDS encoding phage holin family protein, with product MYRMDKIREWFSYSFGGLTAMGGILSLNDWAVIIGILCTVGTFGINWYYKRKEREDRLNGNVTGTTK from the coding sequence ATGTACCGTATGGACAAAATCAGAGAATGGTTCAGTTACAGCTTCGGAGGACTGACTGCGATGGGTGGCATTCTCTCCCTGAATGACTGGGCTGTCATCATTGGTATTCTTTGTACTGTCGGCACATTTGGCATTAACTGGTACTACAAGCGCAAAGAGCGCGAGGACAGATTGAATGGCAATGTCACCGGCACTACGAAATAG
- the rrrD gene encoding lysozyme RrrD, with protein sequence MSPALRNSVIAAISGGAIAIASVLITGPSGNDGLEGVSYIPYKDIVGVWTVCHGHTGKDIMLGKTYTEAECKALLNKDLATVSRQINPYIKVDIPETTRGALYSFVYNVGTGNFRTSTLLRKINQGDIKGACDQLRRWTYAGGKQWKGLMTRREIEREVCLWGQQ encoded by the coding sequence ATGTCACCGGCACTACGAAATAGCGTAATAGCGGCGATAAGTGGCGGGGCTATTGCTATAGCATCTGTGTTAATCACTGGACCGAGTGGTAACGATGGTCTGGAAGGTGTCAGCTACATACCATACAAAGATATTGTTGGTGTATGGACTGTATGCCACGGACACACCGGAAAAGACATCATGCTCGGTAAAACGTATACCGAAGCAGAATGCAAAGCCCTCCTGAATAAAGACCTTGCCACGGTCTCCAGACAAATTAACCCGTACATCAAAGTCGATATACCGGAAACAACGCGCGGCGCTCTTTACTCGTTCGTCTATAACGTGGGCACAGGCAATTTCAGAACATCGACGCTTCTTCGCAAAATAAACCAGGGCGATATCAAGGGCGCATGTGATCAGCTACGGCGCTGGACATACGCTGGCGGTAAGCAATGGAAAGGGCTGATGACCCGTCGTGAGATTGAGCGTGAAGTCTGTTTGTGGGGGCAACAATGA
- a CDS encoding lysis protein: MSRLTAIISALVICIIVCLLWAVNHYRANAMTYKEQRDKATYIIADMQKRQRDVAELDARYTKELADANATIESLRADVSAGRKRLQVAATCAKSTTGASSMGDGEIPRLTADAELNYYRLRSGIDKITAQVNYLQEYIRTQCLK, from the coding sequence ATGAGTCGGTTAACCGCGATTATCTCCGCTCTGGTTATCTGCATCATCGTCTGCCTGTTATGGGCTGTTAATCATTACCGTGCTAACGCCATGACCTACAAAGAGCAGCGTGATAAAGCCACGTACATCATCGCTGACATGCAGAAGCGTCAACGTGATGTAGCAGAACTCGACGCCAGATACACAAAGGAGCTTGCTGATGCTAACGCGACTATCGAAAGTCTCCGTGCTGATGTTTCTGCTGGGCGTAAGCGCCTGCAAGTCGCCGCCACCTGTGCAAAGTCAACGACCGGAGCCAGCAGCATGGGCGATGGAGAAATCCCAAGACTTACAGCAGATGCTGAACTCAATTATTACCGTCTCCGAAGTGGAATCGACAAGATAACCGCGCAGGTTAACTACCTGCAGGAGTACATCAGGACTCAGTGCTTAAAATAA